From a single Gadus morhua chromosome 3, gadMor3.0, whole genome shotgun sequence genomic region:
- the LOC115540568 gene encoding transcription elongation factor 1 homolog yields MGRRKSKRKPPPKKKLTGDLDTQFTCPFCNHEKSCDVKMERTRNTGIISCTVCLEEFQTPITYLSEAVDVYSDWIDACESANQ; encoded by the exons ATGGGTCGTCGCAAGTCCAAGAGGAAGCCCCCTCCTAAGAAGAAGCTGACGGGGGACCTGGACACGCAGTTCACTTGTCCCTTCTGTAACCACGAGAAGTCCTGCGATGTTAAAAT GGAAAGAACCAGAAATACTGGAATAATATCCTGCACCGTCTGCCTGGAGGAATTCCAGACACCTATCACAT ATCTGTCAGAGGCCGTGGACGTGTACAGTGATTGGATCGATGCCTGTGAATCAGCCAATCAGTAG
- the pld6 gene encoding mitochondrial cardiolipin hydrolase isoform X1 — protein MSAVWTLKALGLGAVGLTLSVEVLGWFFRRFGSKGFLKEVIFFPTEFACVEHVFEPTLQCLCPLPHGLETSLARLLRHVLSAKSTLDICVFAFSNMDLSRAVLALHSRGLVIRILIDKDYGCITGSQIGPLRRAGIRVRYDSGAVHMHHKFALVDGRRLVTGSLNWTLQAVQKNKENVMVTEEPRLVTPFVQEFQRLWDANDPEGCGRAAPPPQQGTERQGTERQGTERQGTERQGTERQGT, from the exons ATGTCTGCGGTGTGGACCTTGAAGGCCCTGGGTCTCGGGGCCGTGGGCCTGActctgagtgtggaggtgttgGGCTGGTTCTTCAGGAGATTCGGGTCTAAAGGATTCCTGAAAGAAGTCATATTCTTCCCCACCGAATTCGCATGTGTGGAGCATGTGTTCGAACCAACTTT GCAGTGTCTCTGTCCGTTACCACATGGCTTAGAGACGTCTTTGGCCCGCCTTCTCCGCCACGTCCTCTCGGCCAAATCCACCCTggacatctgtgtgtttgccttctCCAACATGGACCTCAGCAGAGCGGTCCTGGCCCTCCACTCCAGGGGCCTGGTCATCCGGATCCTCATAGACAAGGACTACGGCTGCATCACTGGCTCCCAGATCGGGCCGCTGCGCAGAGCAG GTATCCGCGTGCGCTATGACTCGGGCGCCGTGCACATGCACCACAAGTTTGCGTTGGTGGACGGGCGGCGGCTGGTGACGGGCTCCCTCAACTGGACGCTGCAGGCGGTGCAGAAGAACAAGGAGAACgtcatggtgacggaggagccCCGCCTGGTCACGCCCTTCGTCCAGGAGTTCCAGCGCCTGTGGGACGCCAATGACCCGGAGGGCTGCGGCCGagccgcccccccgccgcagCAAGGCACCGAGCGGCAAGGCACCGAGCGGCAAGGCACCGAGCGGCAAGGCACCGAGCGGCAAGGCACCGAGCGGCAAGGAACTTGA
- the pld6 gene encoding mitochondrial cardiolipin hydrolase isoform X2 — translation MSAVWTLKALGLGAVGLTLSVEVLGWFFRRFGSKGFLKEVIFFPTEFACVEHVFEPTLQCLCPLPHGLETSLARLLRHVLSAKSTLDICVFAFSNMDLSRAVLALHSRGLVIRILIDKDYGCITGSQIGPLRRAGIRVRYDSGAVHMHHKFALVDGRRLVTGSLNWTLQAVQKNKENVMVTEEPRLVTPFVQEFQRLWDANDPEGCGRAAPPPQQGTERQGTERQGTERQGT, via the exons ATGTCTGCGGTGTGGACCTTGAAGGCCCTGGGTCTCGGGGCCGTGGGCCTGActctgagtgtggaggtgttgGGCTGGTTCTTCAGGAGATTCGGGTCTAAAGGATTCCTGAAAGAAGTCATATTCTTCCCCACCGAATTCGCATGTGTGGAGCATGTGTTCGAACCAACTTT GCAGTGTCTCTGTCCGTTACCACATGGCTTAGAGACGTCTTTGGCCCGCCTTCTCCGCCACGTCCTCTCGGCCAAATCCACCCTggacatctgtgtgtttgccttctCCAACATGGACCTCAGCAGAGCGGTCCTGGCCCTCCACTCCAGGGGCCTGGTCATCCGGATCCTCATAGACAAGGACTACGGCTGCATCACTGGCTCCCAGATCGGGCCGCTGCGCAGAGCAG GTATCCGCGTGCGCTATGACTCGGGCGCCGTGCACATGCACCACAAGTTTGCGTTGGTGGACGGGCGGCGGCTGGTGACGGGCTCCCTCAACTGGACGCTGCAGGCGGTGCAGAAGAACAAGGAGAACgtcatggtgacggaggagccCCGCCTGGTCACGCCCTTCGTCCAGGAGTTCCAGCGCCTGTGGGACGCCAATGACCCGGAGGGCTGCGGCCGagccgcccccccgccgcagCAAG GCACCGAGCGGCAAGGCACCGAGCGGCAAGGCACCGAGCGGCAAGGAACTTGA